The following are from one region of the Hymenobacter radiodurans genome:
- the trmD gene encoding tRNA (guanosine(37)-N1)-methyltransferase TrmD: MRLDIITCQPDLLVSPFAHSIVKRAQDKGLAEIHVHDLRRFAINKHGQIDDYVFGGGAGMVLRVEPIAACLDGLLAERRYDAVIYMTPDGETLRQPLVNRLSLTENLIILCGHYKGIDERIRKAYITHEISVGDYVLSGGELGAAILTDAIVRLLPGVLGNEESALSDSFQDNLLAPPVYTRPAEWRGQTVPDILLSGNTPQIEIWRHEQALERTRQRRPDLLDE; this comes from the coding sequence ATGCGCCTCGATATTATAACCTGTCAGCCCGATTTATTGGTTAGTCCCTTTGCTCATTCTATCGTGAAGCGGGCCCAGGATAAAGGCTTAGCTGAAATCCACGTTCACGATTTGCGCCGCTTTGCTATTAATAAGCACGGACAAATCGATGATTATGTATTTGGCGGTGGTGCAGGTATGGTGTTGCGCGTAGAGCCTATTGCGGCTTGCCTAGACGGGCTCTTAGCTGAGCGTCGCTACGATGCTGTCATTTATATGACTCCAGACGGTGAGACGCTTCGGCAACCGCTTGTAAACCGCCTGTCACTGACTGAGAACTTGATCATTCTTTGCGGGCACTATAAAGGCATTGACGAGCGCATTCGTAAAGCCTATATCACGCACGAAATCAGCGTAGGCGACTACGTGCTCAGTGGTGGCGAGCTTGGGGCCGCCATTCTCACCGATGCAATCGTGCGGCTTTTGCCTGGCGTACTTGGCAATGAAGAGTCCGCCTTAAGCGATTCCTTTCAGGATAATCTGCTGGCCCCGCCTGTGTATACACGCCCGGCAGAGTGGCGTGGGCAGACTGTGCCTGACATTCTGCTTTCTGGCAATACTCCGCAAATTGAGATCTGGCGACACGAGCAAGCCCTAGAAAGGACGCGCCAAAGACGCCCAGATTTACTGGACGAGTAA
- the rimM gene encoding ribosome maturation factor RimM (Essential for efficient processing of 16S rRNA) → MTIDECYQLGGIGKTHGLKGFVVAFLDVDDVEAYRKMKSVWLELPPTPGKLTAYTVERVQPQASDRILLKLKGIDTIEAAEPLRNAKLYKALDELPELEDDQFYFHDVIGYTVVDETLGELGIVETFYEMPQQDLMGMRYQGQEVLIPVVDELVLHADEAERKLHVSLPEGLLDVYLKPSSRERDEPDEFIEP, encoded by the coding sequence ATGACTATTGACGAATGCTATCAGCTCGGAGGCATTGGGAAGACACACGGCCTCAAAGGTTTCGTTGTTGCTTTCCTGGATGTAGATGATGTGGAGGCCTACCGTAAAATGAAGTCGGTGTGGCTGGAATTGCCCCCCACGCCAGGCAAACTAACTGCTTACACCGTGGAGCGTGTACAACCGCAAGCGTCTGACCGCATTTTGCTAAAGCTTAAAGGCATCGACACAATAGAAGCGGCCGAGCCTTTGCGAAATGCCAAGCTCTATAAGGCACTCGATGAATTGCCGGAGCTTGAGGATGACCAGTTCTACTTCCACGATGTTATCGGCTACACTGTTGTCGATGAAACATTGGGTGAGCTAGGCATTGTGGAGACGTTCTATGAGATGCCCCAGCAAGACCTAATGGGCATGCGCTATCAAGGGCAGGAAGTGTTGATTCCGGTGGTAGATGAATTGGTTTTACACGCTGATGAGGCTGAACGTAAGCTACACGTTAGCCTGCCCGAGGGCTTGTTGGATGTTTACCTTAAGCCCTCTTCTCGGGAGCGTGACGAGCCCGATGAATTCATCGAACCATAG
- a CDS encoding DNA repair ATPase, giving the protein MKQGVLLTLLLSFMLTVTGYAQKSPVDETDMSIKGIPRKGQRISLQLESKRVEESWAKRLNERFGSKVKNDKGVYSMEGVTIDEISKTPVRVFSKIDATPTGTTIWWAIDLGNAYLDRATTPVQWSAAEKYLKDFARLLYREDLAVQVAEAEKSLVISQNNHNAVIAKADLVRKDIEKNKARKMEIQQELAKNAAELLQYNNVVDMNLKEQEAARADIVNMRVALEAVKDRMNKIE; this is encoded by the coding sequence ATGAAACAAGGTGTACTACTTACTCTGCTCCTGAGCTTCATGCTAACGGTGACTGGCTATGCCCAGAAGTCGCCCGTTGATGAAACGGATATGTCGATCAAAGGCATCCCCCGCAAAGGGCAACGCATTTCTTTGCAGCTTGAAAGCAAGCGTGTAGAAGAATCATGGGCTAAGCGGCTGAATGAGAGATTCGGTAGCAAAGTAAAGAACGACAAAGGCGTGTACTCTATGGAGGGTGTCACGATCGACGAGATATCGAAAACGCCGGTTCGGGTTTTCAGCAAAATTGATGCTACGCCCACGGGCACTACCATCTGGTGGGCTATTGACTTGGGCAACGCTTACCTCGACAGAGCCACTACTCCTGTGCAGTGGAGCGCCGCGGAAAAGTACCTAAAAGACTTTGCTCGTCTGCTTTATCGGGAAGACTTGGCAGTACAAGTTGCTGAAGCTGAAAAGTCTCTGGTTATTTCGCAGAATAATCATAATGCTGTTATTGCGAAAGCCGACTTAGTAAGAAAGGATATCGAGAAAAATAAGGCTCGCAAAATGGAGATTCAGCAGGAACTCGCCAAGAACGCCGCTGAGCTTCTTCAGTACAACAACGTAGTGGATATGAACCTGAAAGAGCAGGAAGCTGCCCGCGCCGATATTGTAAACATGCGCGTAGCCTTGGAGGCTGTAAAGGATCGCATGAACAAAATTGAGTAG
- a CDS encoding inorganic diphosphatase, translating into MQGAKRLLGSLLIGLGVVGCQTDYAELPTFSAERKLLQTVIEVPAGTNLERRYDPATHEFAPQQRAGKDRVLEFLPYPGNYGFIPGTSTATGAPLAVLVLAESQPTGTVLEVLPIGLVLLDNAGAMERVVLAVPARPSQQILPETSTWAEFTQRYPAAQQMLRLWFQHRDSPGAVRIMGWKDEHAAAEHVRKVMR; encoded by the coding sequence ATGCAGGGAGCCAAACGACTTTTAGGCAGCCTTCTGATTGGTCTCGGCGTAGTTGGTTGCCAAACCGATTACGCCGAGTTACCGACCTTCTCGGCTGAGCGTAAGCTGCTGCAAACTGTAATTGAGGTTCCGGCGGGCACCAACCTTGAGCGCCGCTACGATCCAGCTACCCACGAATTTGCCCCCCAGCAACGCGCGGGCAAAGATCGAGTGCTGGAATTTCTTCCTTATCCTGGCAACTACGGCTTTATACCGGGCACCAGTACAGCTACCGGCGCCCCACTAGCTGTATTAGTTTTAGCCGAAAGTCAGCCGACCGGTACTGTGCTTGAAGTGTTGCCCATTGGCTTGGTACTACTGGATAATGCTGGAGCCATGGAACGGGTAGTACTAGCTGTACCAGCGCGGCCGAGTCAGCAAATCTTACCCGAGACCAGCACTTGGGCTGAGTTTACTCAGCGCTATCCGGCGGCCCAACAGATGCTACGGCTGTGGTTTCAGCATCGTGACTCACCGGGCGCAGTACGAATTATGGGCTGGAAAGACGAGCATGCCGCCGCCGAGCATGTGCGAAAGGTGATGCGTTAG
- the rplS gene encoding 50S ribosomal protein L19, which translates to MSVLLDFIQQESQERRASFPAFAAGDTVNVHVKIREGNKERVQQFQGVVIQRKNPNSNGETFTVRKISNQIGTERIFPLLSPNIDKIELVRRGKVRRARLFYLRGLSGKAAKIKEKRG; encoded by the coding sequence ATGAGCGTACTACTCGATTTTATCCAGCAGGAATCCCAGGAGCGCCGCGCCAGCTTCCCCGCTTTCGCCGCCGGCGACACCGTTAATGTTCACGTGAAGATTCGCGAGGGCAACAAAGAGCGTGTTCAGCAGTTCCAGGGCGTTGTTATCCAGCGCAAGAATCCAAACTCCAACGGCGAAACTTTCACAGTTCGTAAGATTTCGAACCAAATTGGCACGGAGCGTATTTTCCCGCTTCTGTCGCCCAACATCGACAAGATTGAGCTAGTTCGTCGCGGTAAAGTGCGTCGTGCTCGTCTGTTTTATCTGCGTGGCCTATCGGGCAAAGCAGCCAAGATCAAAGAGAAGCGCGGCTAA
- a CDS encoding M1 family metallopeptidase, which produces MKKLLASCWLAFLPLALSAQSTSPGSYWQQEVNYSIDVTLDDRQHTLTAQEEIQYTNNSPDQLTFIWFHLWPNAYRDNTTAFAKQQLRNGSRKFQFAPQDQRGFIDQLDFKVNGQPAALTFDPEHADMAKLALPQPLAPGGKITITTPFRVKIPASFSRFGHVDQSYQITQWYPKPAVYDSQGWHPMPYLDQGEFYSEFGSFDVRITLPSNYTVGATGVLQNAEEQARLTQLATTAASKKPEDYGKDLTFPSSASETKTLRYVQDRVHDFAWFADKRFNVLKSAVTLPSGKQVDTWVMFVNKDVEKWIKGLQDVNDAITYYSQWVGEYPYTAATAVDGALSAGSGMEYPMVTVTMPSAIVHEVGHNWFYGILASNERAFPWLDEGVNSYIENRVAERDDPNAGMFESVLKSGKAATILGVEGLNATALNQVPYQASASRGLDQAVSGPSSAEYGKINYGIIVYSKTASLLKYLAGYLGQEKFDDAMRAYYQRWQFKHPAPADMQAAFEESTGQQLDWFFENMLQNTTRYNAAVGDIQVTNDQVKVLVRNDSPAPFAVPVSTLNAQGEVLETQWTPVFGNGEEDEETQLDFRREGVASVVIDPAYVTPQLNRRDDKLNLSGSLPRFEPLRLRPLVSVERWDRAAINWAPVLGANTSDKFMLGAAFYSSPLVPKRLSYLAMPMYSFNRNELNGIGTLNLNILPKETARQLITGVTVQRFERYVKVEPSLTLTLPKSAYNAPQHTVQLANTSVRNEDFDVTSSIQTLLYQVQAGDALQTWSASVELNRLTPDLSVENSSVQATLLRASASYSRYYSPKKRVQARLFGGRFLQKANEAPFFIGLSGSPDYRRQTAFLDRQQISDAFTAQTHQTDDRDGAFKGFIPAGSQRWLSTLNLQADLPVTGLGVFADFGATKEDNTLYSSRGGQNFFYDAGLVVPVIKNIFQFYLPVAGSQYENGLPSSRKDFTDRIRFVLRLDQLNPFRQLDEQLAK; this is translated from the coding sequence ATGAAAAAGTTATTAGCCAGTTGCTGGCTTGCTTTTCTTCCTCTGGCGCTATCGGCGCAGAGCACTTCACCTGGCAGTTATTGGCAGCAAGAAGTTAATTATTCTATTGATGTCACCCTGGATGACCGCCAGCACACGCTCACGGCCCAAGAGGAAATTCAATACACTAACAACTCGCCCGACCAACTTACCTTCATCTGGTTTCATCTCTGGCCCAACGCGTACCGTGACAACACCACGGCTTTTGCGAAACAGCAATTGCGTAATGGTAGCCGCAAGTTCCAATTTGCCCCCCAAGACCAGCGCGGCTTCATCGACCAGCTTGATTTCAAGGTAAATGGCCAGCCTGCTGCGCTTACCTTCGACCCGGAACATGCCGACATGGCGAAACTAGCGTTGCCCCAACCTTTGGCTCCGGGGGGCAAAATTACGATCACGACGCCTTTTCGGGTAAAGATTCCGGCGTCGTTTTCGCGCTTCGGGCACGTAGACCAGTCGTATCAGATTACGCAGTGGTATCCAAAGCCAGCCGTTTATGACAGCCAAGGCTGGCATCCGATGCCTTATTTGGACCAAGGCGAGTTCTACTCCGAATTTGGCTCGTTTGATGTGCGTATTACGCTACCTTCCAACTACACGGTAGGCGCTACCGGCGTACTGCAAAACGCCGAAGAACAGGCACGCTTAACGCAATTAGCTACCACCGCAGCGTCCAAAAAACCGGAAGACTATGGCAAAGACCTCACCTTCCCAAGTTCTGCTTCCGAGACAAAAACCCTGCGCTACGTGCAGGATCGGGTGCACGACTTCGCATGGTTTGCCGACAAACGCTTTAACGTACTTAAGAGCGCCGTTACGCTGCCTTCGGGTAAGCAAGTAGACACTTGGGTTATGTTCGTGAACAAGGACGTAGAGAAGTGGATAAAAGGCCTACAGGACGTGAATGACGCCATTACCTACTACTCACAATGGGTGGGCGAGTATCCATACACGGCTGCTACGGCCGTAGACGGGGCACTAAGCGCCGGCTCAGGTATGGAATACCCCATGGTAACGGTAACGATGCCTTCAGCCATTGTGCACGAGGTAGGGCACAATTGGTTTTATGGTATCCTGGCTTCCAATGAGCGGGCATTCCCATGGTTGGATGAGGGCGTAAACTCTTATATCGAAAATCGCGTGGCCGAGCGCGACGATCCGAATGCGGGCATGTTTGAAAGCGTACTAAAGTCGGGCAAAGCCGCTACTATTTTAGGTGTGGAAGGCTTGAATGCAACGGCTTTGAATCAGGTGCCTTATCAGGCCTCTGCCAGCCGGGGCCTCGATCAGGCAGTAAGTGGGCCTAGCTCGGCGGAGTATGGCAAAATCAACTATGGTATCATCGTCTACTCCAAAACAGCTTCTTTGCTGAAGTATCTGGCTGGTTACTTAGGTCAGGAGAAGTTTGATGATGCCATGCGCGCCTACTATCAGCGCTGGCAGTTCAAGCACCCTGCTCCGGCCGATATGCAGGCGGCATTTGAGGAAAGCACCGGTCAGCAACTAGACTGGTTTTTTGAGAACATGCTTCAAAACACCACGCGCTACAATGCCGCTGTAGGAGACATTCAGGTGACGAATGACCAAGTTAAGGTATTGGTCCGCAATGACTCGCCTGCTCCGTTTGCGGTGCCAGTATCAACGCTTAATGCCCAGGGCGAGGTGCTTGAGACGCAATGGACACCTGTATTTGGTAACGGTGAGGAAGATGAAGAAACCCAGCTTGACTTTCGGCGCGAGGGCGTTGCCTCTGTGGTCATTGACCCCGCGTACGTTACACCCCAGCTTAACCGTCGAGATGATAAGCTTAACCTAAGTGGCAGTTTGCCTCGATTCGAACCTTTGCGCCTTCGACCTCTCGTAAGTGTGGAGCGCTGGGATCGTGCCGCCATCAACTGGGCGCCGGTGCTGGGAGCCAATACGTCCGATAAGTTTATGCTGGGCGCGGCCTTCTATAGCAGCCCCTTAGTTCCCAAACGCTTGAGCTACTTGGCTATGCCTATGTACAGCTTCAACCGCAATGAGCTAAACGGCATTGGCACGCTTAACCTGAACATTTTGCCAAAGGAAACCGCTCGTCAGCTTATTACCGGTGTTACAGTACAGCGTTTTGAGCGCTATGTGAAGGTAGAGCCCAGCCTAACCCTCACGTTGCCTAAGTCGGCCTATAATGCCCCCCAGCACACGGTTCAACTTGCTAACACTTCCGTGCGCAACGAGGATTTTGATGTAACCAGCAGCATTCAGACCTTGCTCTACCAAGTGCAAGCTGGCGACGCGCTGCAAACTTGGTCAGCCAGCGTGGAGCTGAACCGACTTACTCCTGATTTGTCCGTAGAAAATTCATCAGTTCAAGCCACGTTGCTGCGCGCTTCGGCTTCGTACAGCCGATATTATTCGCCGAAGAAACGCGTGCAGGCCCGTTTGTTTGGCGGGCGCTTTTTGCAAAAGGCTAATGAGGCACCCTTCTTCATTGGTCTGAGTGGCAGCCCCGACTATCGACGCCAAACGGCCTTCTTAGACCGCCAGCAGATTTCGGATGCCTTCACTGCTCAAACGCATCAAACTGACGACCGCGACGGTGCATTCAAAGGTTTTATCCCAGCTGGCAGCCAACGGTGGCTTAGCACTCTCAATCTGCAAGCCGACCTACCGGTGACAGGCTTGGGCGTATTTGCTGACTTTGGTGCTACTAAAGAAGACAACACGCTTTATAGCAGCCGTGGGGGGCAAAATTTCTTCTACGATGCTGGCTTGGTGGTTCCGGTTATTAAAAATATTTTCCAGTTCTACTTGCCCGTAGCTGGCTCTCAATACGAGAACGGTTTGCCCAGCAGCCGCAAGGATTTTACCGACCGGATTCGCTTCGTACTGCGGTTAGATCAGCTCAACCCCTTCCGGCAGCTCGACGAACAATTGGCTAAATAA
- a CDS encoding 30S ribosomal protein S16: MAVKIRLARRGRKKAAQFDIVVADARAPRDGRFIEKIGTYNPNTNPATINFDGDKAFDWIMKGAQPTDTVRAMLSYRGVLYRKHLQLGVIKGAIAQDVADERFTAWKEQKDAKIEGKRTSLGTAKEETRKQQLAAETKVKEARAEAIRKKQTPAAEPVAETEGETTEAAAPAETTEEAGA; the protein is encoded by the coding sequence ATGGCAGTTAAAATCCGCCTCGCCCGCCGTGGCCGTAAAAAAGCCGCGCAATTTGACATCGTAGTAGCCGACGCCCGCGCTCCCCGCGATGGCCGTTTCATCGAGAAAATCGGTACCTACAACCCTAATACTAACCCTGCTACGATCAACTTCGACGGCGACAAAGCTTTCGACTGGATCATGAAGGGTGCCCAGCCTACCGATACGGTTCGTGCTATGCTCTCTTACCGTGGCGTATTGTACCGCAAGCACCTACAATTGGGTGTTATCAAAGGTGCCATCGCTCAGGACGTAGCTGACGAGCGTTTCACTGCTTGGAAAGAGCAGAAAGATGCGAAGATCGAAGGCAAGCGTACCAGCCTAGGCACTGCCAAGGAAGAAACGCGCAAGCAGCAGCTTGCCGCCGAAACCAAGGTTAAGGAAGCCCGTGCTGAAGCAATTCGCAAGAAGCAGACTCCTGCTGCTGAGCCTGTTGCTGAAACCGAAGGCGAAACGACCGAAGCTGCTGCTCCGGCTGAAACCACTGAGGAAGCTGGCGCCTAA